DNA from Streptomyces sp. Edi4:
GTCAGGTCAAGACAGCAGACCGGCCAGGGCGGCGTGGTCGTGATAGTCGCGCGACCACACGACCTGTCCGTCCCGGACGCAGAGCACGGCGATGTTGTGCGTGCTCACGCTTCTGCCGTCTGTCGTCCGGGTGACGTCGTTGTCCCACTCGCACACGACGACCTGCGGTTCCGCCGTCTCGCGCACCTCGATGTTCCGAGGCGAAAGCGCCACCGGCGCCGTGCTGAACCCGGCGAGGTGCTGCTCGATCTCGGCGCG
Protein-coding regions in this window:
- a CDS encoding nuclear transport factor 2 family protein, whose translation is MPDNTVLGPRDVFELLLKSLADRDLATMIGLYAEDAVVRQPFAKPTEVVLTGRAEIEQHLAGFSTAPVALSPRNIEVRETAEPQVVVCEWDNDVTRTTDGRSVSTHNIAVLCVRDGQVVWSRDYHDHAALAGLLS